DNA from Strix aluco isolate bStrAlu1 chromosome 2, bStrAlu1.hap1, whole genome shotgun sequence:
GAGATTTAGGCTATGTGAAGGAGTAGAGTGGTGAGGATATATGAGgcttattttaatttcagtttctggCTGGCATTTCAATTTCTAGATCTAAAGACAGAGTTGTAAATGttgagggggaaagaaaaaacatttttcatctctgcCAGGCTTTGCTGGCATGCTTCACATGGTAAGCATGTTGATCCTGTTGTCTTCCATAATCATCCAAGAAAACTTGAAATGCATATAGGTGGaacaaaaatctttttcctttatgtttaATTCCAAAAATGATAGCTTCATCTTGGGAATGCGTGAAATAGTTGTGCTGGTTTAGAATTTGAAAGTTACTTTTAAGGATAGAGTAACCCATCCACActtctttgttattttaactttctgtttcattttttgtaacCTTGAAGGCTTTCTGTATGTTACCATTTTCCTGTGCTATGGTtctccccaccacccctcccccAACATATTTTCTAGAATTTATGTTCAGTCTTTTCAGTCAGGCAAGGTATATGGTTTGTTCTAACAAATGCCATATGAGCAGATCTCCTGTGTTTGAATGGTATATTCTTTTTTTGCAGCAAGAAAATAGATCTTTTATTCCCCAGAAGAGTTGGGCTTACTGTGGGTGTTTTATAAGAACTATCCCTAAGTAAACTTTTTGCTCCATCATCACCCCCAGTAAAAATGGTAGAAGCTGGATACTGCCCCAAGAATAATACATGGAATCTGCATGTGACCATCTTCTTTTTCCAAGCAAAGATAAGTTGAACTTGTCAAAATaaagtgggagaaagaaaaagtgtaaaTAAAACCATCAAATCACTGTAACTCTTGAGCTATACAGTGCTTTACAATGGTAGGTTTGTATTCAGGGTTTTTTGAAAATCCGGTGTGTAAAACAATCTCAAAATTCATGTGAATCATGTCCAGTAATAACAgttcaaaagattttaaaaaatgttcatctgACAGCAGAATGTCTTAATTACTATACAAAGAAGAGAAATGATTAACAGAAAGCTAACAGAATTTGAATGGTATGTGTTTATGGAACAAGCAACTACTTTATTCACAAGGTATAAAGAACATTCATTTCCAAATTGCTTTTCATATACATGAAAACTCGTACCACCACCCCTTAGGTAAGTGGTGGTACAGACTTTTGTCCCTTGGGACAGGGAATAAGAGGAGGTGGGGGGACAGATATTGAAAAATAATAGCTTCTCATGTTACCTTGTGGTTGCTTTGAAACTTCAGAGTGACCTGACATTTTTTCAgagtgttgcttttctttttggagTTGGTGGGAACTAAAGGCATTCATAGTGTTTGAAAGTGATCCAGTTTTATGTGAAAGGAACTGGGATTTAGGATCAAATCTGATAAAGGATTGTGGATTCAGTAATATCTGGTGGGTTGTAATTTGTTTTAGAAGTGTAATCCTGTGTTAGACTGTACAGGAAGAGTTGAAGTCTCTTTGAAGAGAATCACATGGTCACCCAAGGACTGCCTGGAGCTAGATGTTCAAGATGGGGTTGTGTTTTGGTATTGTCTCAGGACCAGTCTCAGGAATTTAAATGGGTTTAGATAGTAGGAGGGGTCCTAGAAAGGAAAATTCTTATAATCTCGCCTCTCAACTCCAGCAAAACTGAGCAGGAATAGCTCTTTTCAAATTGAGATGGCACTGAGAAGGAGCACTTTACTACTATGTAGTAATTCAAAGTTTGTAACTCTCACGTGGGAAGTGGAAGTTTAAACCTACCTCCACAATTTACCAAATAAATGTATAACCAAAGGATTATAGGTTGAGATGTTTTTCTCTTGTGTTGAAGGTGTTTGTTAACATGTGGAGACTCACAGAGGGGAAACCATAAGGTAACCATCCTGACAAGTGGTTAGTGCGATCACACGTTCTGAAGAAAGGGATTTGGGTACCTTTGCTTCCCACCCCAATGAAATAACCCTGTGAGCAGAGCCTAGTATTTGGGAATACCTGCTTGGGCTCAGTTGTAAGAATTCATCAGAAATTAGACTAAGGTAGACCTTGATAAACACAGAATGGATGTGTAGAATGTTTTTCAAAACGAGGAAAATAGTGCATTTTTAATTTAGGTGCTTCATGGATTAAGCAGAAGATTAACAGAGGCTTTTTTGGGGTGAAGGGATAATGATTTTTTAGACTTGGGGACTTCAGTTGTGTCTAATTCCACCTTAAATTCTGCATGTGAGTATTCTGCTGAAAATGTTAGTCACTGCTGTTAATCACTAAATTACCTTCTGGATTTTGGACAACAGTGTATTAGCTTAAGTCTCCATGCACAAATGCAATTGCTGTCAAGATTGCCTGAATGAAACTAAGTAAAATAATCTTCTAATGACACATAGTCATTTAGGTTTTCTGGATTGTTTCTCTTGGTCagaattttaatatcttttaaatgTATTCATAGGTAAAAACATCAGAGTTTTATCGATACTCCCGGCAGCTGCGACATGAGGTTGACCAAGCCATGAATTACTTTCATAGCGTTCACCAACAGCCTTTGATGGAAATGAAATCGAACAAAATTCGTTCTGCCAAACCCCAGACTGCAGTATTTAGAGGAATGATAGGACACAGTATGGTAAACAGTAAAATTCTTCTCCTGCACAAACCAAGGGTCTGGTGGGAACTAGAGGGTCCTCAAGTACCTTTACGACCAGACTGCCTTGCCATTGTGAATAACTTTGTGTTCCTGTTAGGTGGGGAAGAACTGGGGCCAGATGGTGAGTTTCATGCTTCATCCAAAGTGTTTAGATATGACCCAAGACAGAACACTTGGTTACGAATGGCAGACATGTCTGTTCCACGTTCTGAGTTTGCTGTTGGAGTTATTGGGAGGTATGTTTATGCAGTGGCTGGGAGAACCAGGGATGAAACGTTTTACTCAACTGAACGGTATGATATCACTGAAGATAAATGGGAATTTGTGGATCCCTATCCAGTCAATAAATACGGACATGAAGGGACTGTGCTTGGTAACAAGTTGTATATCACTGGTGGAATTACATCATCTTCAACTTCTAAGCAAGTGTGTGTGTTTGATCCCAGTAAAGAAGGGACAGTAGAGCAGCGAACAAGGAGAACTCAAGTGGTCACTAACTGTTGGGAgaacaaatgcaaaatgaattatGCAAGATGCTTTCACAAAATGATTTCTTATAATGGTAAACTTTATGTCTTTGGTGGTGTCTGTGTGATCCTGAGGGCCTCCTTTGAATCTCAAGGATGTCCTTCCACAGAGGTTTATGACCCAGATACTGATCAATGGactatattggcttctatgccaaTTGGTAGGAGTGGTCATGGTGTAGCTGTTCTGGACAAACAGATAATGGTTCTTGGAGGCCTTTGTTACAATGGTCATTACAGTGATTCAATTCTCACCTTTgatccagaggaaaacaaatggaaagaagaTGAATATCCAAGGATGCCGTGCAAGCTGGATGGCTTACAAGTCTGCAGCTTGCACTTCCCTGAATATGTTTTGGAGCATGTTAGACGTTGCAGCTAAACCAGAATGAACAACCCAATGAAATACAAAAAGCTGTACCTAATTTGTcaaaaaatacaaaccagttGAATTCCTTCATAGACATTACTTTGTGTATAAGAACAACTGCTAAATGCTTAAGAGAAACAGGTTGTACAGGGAGTGTACTTAACCAAGTTTATTAGAAAAGCCAATAGGTGGTCTGAtactgtaaaagctttgggtttttttaacaaacataATTGTAAGTAAGggcaagaaaaatatatttttgagtgtGCTTATTTTTTGGTAACATTTTATGTCCataatgctttcttcttttttttttttttttttttttaatggccatTATACAACTGTGCTTCTGAAATCAGTTGAGTTTAACAAaatgtggaagagaagaaagactttattttcattttttgttgaGCATCAAAATAAAACTCATCATCCGTACTAGGGTACAACCagatataaaataacaaaactaaaccatttctgtattttgtgttGTCTTTTGGATGCTTTCCCCATTAATTGCAAAGTATTCTCAAATCTGCTaggtgtttttgttttcccttataTACGTTGAAGAATAATCTAAACCTCTTTGCATGACCGTTTTCCTGGTTTTGTATAGTAGTACCAGTAAGTCTGCCAAAATGGAAACTACACATTTTCTACtaaattgaaaagaaaacatttttatattcaaaacaCTATTTCTATGCTGCCTTCTATTGTCTGCATTGTGTTTGTTGGTGAGTAAAAAATATATACACGCACATGCATACACTGTaaaaaactatatataaatacatctttttatGTGCAGTTACAATATTATATTTTAACTAGTGCACAGATTCAGCCATATCTGTTGAATTTAAGGTATAGTACTATCCTTTAATGAGCTAAATAATTCAAAGTTCTTAAGTTTAACTGGAGGCCTCATTTGGTATCGAAGTATCTTTAGTATATACTGATTGATTCAGTAACTTTAAACTCTTTATATCGATGCTACATAATGAACTGTTGATAAtttgttattttataaatttttttaaaagtaaacacaTCTTACCTGAGTTTCTTTTATGTTTAGATGCGCTGCCCAGTTAtctttttttatgaaaatggaaaatgtcaaTAAGCAAGTGCTCAGCACTGCTTCGACCCACAGTTATTTTCGGAACTGGATATATTACCGTTAATCCTCAGTACTTTGCTTATACTCATACTTCAATACAAGTACTTTGTTGGTACTCATATTGAAGTGGTATAATCCTTTTTTATGAGTGTTATTTTAATTATCAACTGCTATGAACtactgtgttttgaaaatgtggagTTAGGTGGTTGGATGGTTGGTACCGTTTCTGTTACAAAAAAACTTACACAACTACAGCTACTGACCTCGGAGTGCCTGAGTCGAGATGTGTGGCCCAAGAGGGCTTTGAATAACTCCATTGTGTTAACTTGTGAATATTACTGACAGTAGACTGGTAAGAATTATCTGTCAAGAcataaataataacagtaattacATATCTTTAATGATGTGAAATTAGCCACTTCTAGAATCTAAAGGAGAGATTTGGAGAAGTTGAAGGCTCACACTTAGTTCAGATGCATAGGGGCAAAATGCTGAAACAAGCACCTGCATGTTCTGTAAAATCTTATGCTGCCGTGTTTCATTTTAAGCAATAGACTTTACTTTATATGCAGCAATGCAAAACCACTTTATTCAGCATCTTCCAGTCAGAAATCACTGTAGAAAAGGAATGTACAGTACTCAGGGAGTTCAAAAGAATGCACTTACAAAGGGACCAAAATCACCCTGTATTTCCtatgttaaaaataacacttaCTTGCCTAAACTAAGTTTGAAATAATTGATAGAAGTTAAAAGGACGTGTAAAACTCCTCATACttgtattttgatatttttgtagTAATTATGTTCTGGGTTGAGATGTGAGGATTTGGAGCTATATGGCAAGTTGGCAGAtacttaaggtttttttaaattagaaatgatTTACTGATAGCTAGAGTGTTTTCTTTCCATATGTTTTAACAGAAAGAGAGAATGTATGCCATCATAGCTGTAGTGATCAGTTACTTACACCAGTAGTGGCTGGACCAAATATTGTTATTCAGCTTTCTGATGCAGACTAGTTTGCGGTTaaatttaagtcttttttttaatcaaaattcaGTTTACTGAATTAGAAATCTAATTTACTTTCTTAATACCTAACTTAAAGCCAGCGTGGCTTATACTAAAACCTCAGTTTCACTGTGAGACTTGCATGTACATTACCCTGCATGGGTGAAGATATAAACTGACTCCGGTAggtgctggctgtgtgcaagtAAAAAGGTGTACATAGTTCATGGAATATTGGGGCACAAGAAAAAGACaaggtttttttattgttctttttgtCACCAGCTCATTTCTCAACAAGTTTATGGGGCAGCAAAAACTAATCCTGCTTGAGCAGGCTTTCATGGGCATGTTATGTATAGTGTGGAGTACTTCACTTTTATCTAGGGCCAGTCTGGGGAATGAATGTGGTTCTGGATGTCCAGTCTTCCATGATTCAGGTGTAGTAAAGAGACATGGCCaagactttattaaaaataatggtaaGGATGGGGGTGTGTCAAGTTACGATTTTGAGTCTGCATTTAAGCACCTTCTGAAGTCCTGTGTGCTAAGCAACTGCCTCTAAAGTCATTGGTGAGTATTGACACTTGAAACATGAAGAACCAGATCATTTTTAGGTGCTCTGTTTTTAAGTTCATATTTATCTTCAGGTGCCCAGTTCTGAAAGATGTTGTTCAGGATTGTAATAGTAATTATTCTGTGAAATTCTAACTTGAACTGTTAGTTTCAGCTTCCCTGAAGTTGTGTCTCCATTGAGAAGC
Protein-coding regions in this window:
- the KLHL15 gene encoding kelch-like protein 15, translating into MAGDVEGFSSSIHDTSVSAGFRALYEEGLLLDVTLVIEDHQFQAHKALLATQSDYFRIMFTADMRERDQDKIHLKGLTATGFSHVLQFMYYGTIELSMNTVHEILQAAMYVQLIEVVKFCCSFLLAKICLENCAEIMRLLDDFGVNIEGVREKLDSFLLENFVPLMSRPDFLSYLSFEKLMSYLDNDHLSRFPEIELYEAVQAWLRHDRRRWRHTDTIIQNIRFCLMTPSSVFEKVKTSEFYRYSRQLRHEVDQAMNYFHSVHQQPLMEMKSNKIRSAKPQTAVFRGMIGHSMVNSKILLLHKPRVWWELEGPQVPLRPDCLAIVNNFVFLLGGEELGPDGEFHASSKVFRYDPRQNTWLRMADMSVPRSEFAVGVIGRYVYAVAGRTRDETFYSTERYDITEDKWEFVDPYPVNKYGHEGTVLGNKLYITGGITSSSTSKQVCVFDPSKEGTVEQRTRRTQVVTNCWENKCKMNYARCFHKMISYNGKLYVFGGVCVILRASFESQGCPSTEVYDPDTDQWTILASMPIGRSGHGVAVLDKQIMVLGGLCYNGHYSDSILTFDPEENKWKEDEYPRMPCKLDGLQVCSLHFPEYVLEHVRRCS